A genomic stretch from Candidatus Thiothrix anitrata includes:
- a CDS encoding DUF4340 domain-containing protein has translation MGTQARRFALNLTLLLVVAGLGAWVWWQAHTVEAQAATLLTLEREAITRIAITRELDSDKPSVIRLEKLSGHWQMLEPKAFALNPTRISQLFTLLDEAVAASYPAAGKDLKAYGLEPGTVAVMFNDQRLVFGAENPVSHNRYVLHDGAIKLVSETVFGLMTGTLEDWFANKLVPPGRSLQSVSLPQGYASQPTSLQNWQSADAVRVEAWDGNDAGHGTITLKLDNGSELALVLLTTQGELLLGNKMAGIRYVLPEAQRGNLLVRQ, from the coding sequence ATGGGAACACAAGCACGGCGTTTCGCGCTCAACTTGACGTTATTGCTGGTAGTGGCGGGCTTGGGGGCATGGGTGTGGTGGCAAGCGCATACCGTTGAGGCGCAAGCTGCCACCTTGTTGACGCTGGAACGTGAGGCCATTACCCGGATTGCGATTACCCGCGAACTCGACAGCGATAAACCTAGCGTCATCCGTTTGGAAAAGTTGAGTGGACACTGGCAGATGCTCGAACCTAAAGCTTTCGCGCTGAACCCGACGCGGATTTCACAGCTATTTACCCTATTGGATGAAGCGGTGGCGGCGAGTTATCCGGCGGCAGGTAAAGACCTTAAAGCTTACGGTTTAGAACCGGGTACTGTGGCAGTGATGTTTAATGATCAGCGATTGGTATTTGGTGCGGAAAATCCGGTGTCACATAACCGCTATGTGTTACACGATGGGGCGATTAAGCTGGTGTCGGAAACGGTATTCGGGCTAATGACCGGGACGTTGGAAGACTGGTTTGCGAATAAACTGGTTCCGCCGGGGCGCAGCTTACAAAGCGTGAGCTTGCCACAAGGGTACGCTTCGCAACCGACCAGTTTGCAAAATTGGCAATCAGCCGATGCGGTGCGGGTGGAGGCTTGGGATGGCAACGACGCAGGGCATGGCACGATTACCTTGAAGCTGGATAACGGCAGTGAGCTGGCTTTGGTGTTGCTGACCACGCAGGGGGAGTTGTTGTTGGGGAATAAAATGGCGGGAATTCGTTATGTGTTGCCGGAGGCGCAGCGCGGGAATCTATTGGTACGCCAGTAA
- a CDS encoding GldG family protein has translation MKMSKNIHRWIGLQNSIFYVLFIAVVVLLGFVGQRFYWQADWTQGSRNSLSTPTQTLLKGLDKPLKFIAYIPDDPALQLQLNKLVTKYQRVKADTTMEFVNPDLDPARAKQDGIQYAGQLAIHLGERSEVVESTAEQTILHALQRMSRGGERLVVFLEGHGERQPLASESTGMSKLVETVQRHGFQIQPHNLVRTQAIPQNASFVVIAAPQQDWLPGEVAVLKQYLEQGGNLLWLQDPGGLRGLQPLEALLGLQIYDGTVIDANEALHALLGINHPAVIPVVDYGKSPIVQKLGNVQTLFPFATMVARDPQASEKSGALAWKVDEFLNTLPTSWLETSGILEGNVVFDEASNDQPGSLPIGVSLVRELESKSDAVTERSRSEQRVVVIGDSDFMLNSFVGHGANLDLATQVFNWLSSDDKLLDVPVMRASDTQLDLSETAGYVIGLFFLVVLPVGLIASGTWIWWRRRKR, from the coding sequence ATGAAAATGAGTAAAAATATCCATCGCTGGATTGGGCTGCAAAATAGCATTTTCTACGTGTTATTTATTGCGGTAGTGGTGCTGTTGGGTTTTGTGGGGCAACGCTTTTATTGGCAGGCTGATTGGACGCAAGGCAGCCGTAATAGTCTTTCCACCCCGACGCAAACTTTGCTTAAAGGCTTGGATAAACCGCTGAAGTTTATTGCCTATATTCCTGATGATCCGGCCTTGCAATTACAATTGAATAAACTGGTGACGAAATACCAACGGGTGAAAGCGGATACCACAATGGAGTTCGTTAACCCTGATCTTGATCCGGCACGCGCTAAACAAGACGGGATTCAGTACGCGGGGCAGTTGGCGATTCATTTAGGTGAGCGCAGTGAAGTGGTGGAATCGACCGCAGAACAAACCATTTTGCACGCACTGCAACGCATGAGTCGCGGCGGTGAACGTTTGGTGGTGTTTCTTGAAGGTCACGGTGAACGTCAGCCGTTAGCGAGTGAATCCACGGGGATGTCGAAGTTGGTGGAAACTGTGCAACGCCACGGTTTCCAGATTCAGCCGCACAATTTGGTGCGCACTCAAGCGATTCCGCAAAATGCCAGTTTCGTGGTCATCGCCGCCCCGCAACAAGATTGGTTGCCCGGTGAAGTCGCAGTACTTAAGCAATACCTAGAGCAGGGCGGCAATCTTTTGTGGTTGCAAGACCCCGGCGGTTTACGCGGGTTGCAGCCGTTGGAGGCGTTGTTGGGTTTGCAGATTTATGACGGCACGGTGATTGATGCGAATGAGGCATTGCACGCGTTGTTGGGGATTAATCACCCGGCTGTGATTCCGGTGGTAGATTACGGTAAATCGCCTATCGTGCAAAAGCTCGGCAATGTGCAAACGCTATTTCCGTTTGCAACAATGGTGGCGCGTGATCCGCAAGCCAGCGAGAAAAGCGGCGCGTTGGCGTGGAAAGTGGATGAGTTTTTAAACACTTTGCCGACCAGTTGGCTCGAAACCAGCGGCATCCTCGAAGGCAATGTGGTCTTTGATGAAGCCAGTAATGATCAGCCGGGGTCGTTACCGATTGGGGTAAGTTTAGTGCGGGAGCTGGAGAGTAAAAGTGATGCGGTCACTGAGCGCAGTCGCAGTGAACAGCGCGTCGTCGTTATCGGTGACAGCGATTTCATGCTCAATAGTTTTGTCGGGCATGGTGCAAATCTTGATCTGGCAACGCAGGTATTTAACTGGTTAAGCAGCGACGATAAATTGCTGGATGTGCCGGTTATGCGTGCCAGCGATACCCAATTGGATTTGAGTGAAACCGCCGGGTATGTGATCGGGCTGTTCTTCTTAGTGGTGTTGCCGGTGGGCTTGATTGCCAGCGGTACGTGGATTTGGTGGCGCAGGAGGAAACGCTAA
- a CDS encoding ABC transporter permease: MKAILVLAGMELRRMFVSPLAWSLLAVVQFILAWVFLLGLSEYISLQPQFAGMEDPPGISDLVVSALYLWAGIIMLAVMPLITMRQFAEERMNQTLLLLTSAPISNTQIVLGKYFGVLAFVLLMVAMLTLMPLSLSIGTGLDWGKLAAAVLGLVLLLASFAAAGLFLSALTRQPVIAAVLTFGFLLFLVVLYISGNSQGTGSEVLVYLSHFGHFLAFMEGMFDTRDVVYYALFIGGFLILTIRKLDDERLQG, translated from the coding sequence ATGAAAGCCATTTTAGTATTGGCGGGAATGGAATTGCGCCGGATGTTTGTTTCACCGCTGGCCTGGAGTTTATTGGCGGTGGTGCAGTTTATTCTGGCGTGGGTGTTTTTGCTGGGATTGAGTGAATACATTAGTTTGCAACCGCAATTTGCGGGGATGGAAGATCCGCCGGGGATTAGTGATTTAGTGGTTTCCGCGCTGTATTTGTGGGCGGGGATTATTATGTTGGCAGTCATGCCCTTAATTACCATGCGTCAATTTGCGGAAGAGCGCATGAATCAAACTTTATTATTACTCACTTCTGCACCGATTTCTAATACGCAAATTGTGTTGGGTAAATACTTTGGGGTATTAGCCTTTGTATTGTTAATGGTGGCGATGCTGACGTTAATGCCATTGTCACTGAGTATTGGTACGGGGTTGGATTGGGGTAAATTAGCGGCGGCAGTGTTAGGTTTAGTGTTGTTATTAGCTTCTTTTGCAGCGGCGGGTTTGTTTTTATCGGCATTAACCCGTCAGCCAGTCATTGCGGCGGTGCTGACATTTGGGTTTTTACTGTTTTTGGTGGTGCTGTATATTTCGGGGAATTCGCAAGGTACGGGTAGTGAGGTTCTGGTGTATTTATCGCATTTTGGGCATTTCTTAGCGTTTATGGAGGGGATGTTTGATACTCGTGATGTGGTGTATTACGCGCTATTCATTGGCGGCTTTTTGATTTTAACCATCCGTAAACTGGATGATGAGCGTTTACAAGGTTGA
- a CDS encoding ABC transporter ATP-binding protein produces MANYTPETLVAASGLSRYYSDHCAVDSLDVHLHKGEVLGLLGPNGAGKSTTMQMLTGNLAPTAGEILISGIDLLDEPRKAKQQIGYLPEQPPVYRDLTVSEYLHFCARLRNIPAKACADAVKRASTRCGLEQVSHRLIGNLSKGYRQRVGIAQAILHNPPVVILDEPTVGLDPIQIREIRELIRELGKEHGIILSTHILPEVQAVCDRVQILNRGKTVFNDTLEGVASLEKVFFDLIFREAEIIGEAA; encoded by the coding sequence ATGGCAAATTACACTCCAGAAACACTCGTAGCCGCGTCGGGTTTGTCGCGTTATTACAGTGATCATTGCGCTGTAGACTCACTCGACGTGCATTTGCACAAGGGCGAAGTGCTCGGTTTACTCGGCCCTAACGGTGCGGGTAAGTCCACCACTATGCAGATGTTGACCGGAAATCTTGCGCCCACGGCAGGGGAAATTCTTATAAGCGGTATTGATTTGCTGGATGAACCGCGCAAGGCTAAACAGCAGATTGGTTATTTGCCGGAACAACCGCCCGTTTATCGGGATTTAACCGTGAGTGAATACCTGCATTTTTGTGCGCGGTTGCGCAATATACCCGCGAAAGCGTGTGCGGATGCGGTCAAACGAGCCAGCACGCGCTGCGGTTTGGAGCAGGTGAGCCATCGCTTAATTGGTAATTTATCTAAAGGTTATCGGCAACGGGTAGGGATTGCGCAAGCGATTTTGCATAACCCGCCCGTGGTGATTCTGGATGAGCCAACGGTGGGTTTAGACCCGATTCAAATTCGTGAAATCCGCGAGTTGATCCGTGAATTGGGCAAGGAACACGGCATTATTTTATCCACGCACATTTTGCCGGAAGTGCAGGCGGTGTGTGACCGGGTGCAAATTCTTAATCGTGGTAAAACCGTGTTTAACGATACCCTTGAAGGCGTTGCATCTTTGGAAAAAGTATTTTTTGATTTGATTTTCCGGGAAGCGGAAATCATTGGGGAGGCAGCATGA
- a CDS encoding transcription termination/antitermination NusG family protein, with protein MDTMQRRWYTLKVKPRQDDLAHRHLLNQDYEIYRPMVARARPRRQKMLIREESLFPGYMFIRLSRAEDNNWEDVIGDNWSPIRSTYGVDKFVRFGLEEYPPYIPNEKIAQLRALEAELANRVYQKDHFQPGDKVVVTEGIYHGLEAVFHCYDGEQRSIILLDFLNKITKLPVSPAILRAAA; from the coding sequence ATGGATACAATGCAACGCAGATGGTACACGCTCAAAGTCAAACCACGTCAAGACGATTTAGCGCACCGCCACTTACTGAATCAAGACTATGAAATTTACCGGCCTATGGTGGCTCGTGCTCGCCCACGTCGCCAGAAAATGCTTATAAGAGAGGAATCCTTGTTTCCGGGATATATGTTTATCCGCCTTAGTCGCGCCGAGGATAATAATTGGGAAGATGTGATTGGTGATAACTGGTCTCCTATCCGTAGCACCTACGGTGTAGATAAGTTTGTGCGTTTTGGCCTAGAGGAATACCCACCCTATATCCCCAATGAAAAAATCGCGCAATTACGGGCATTAGAAGCAGAATTAGCCAACCGGGTATACCAAAAGGATCACTTCCAACCCGGCGATAAAGTGGTGGTCACAGAGGGTATTTACCACGGTTTAGAAGCTGTATTCCACTGTTACGATGGTGAGCAACGCAGCATTATTCTGCTAGATTTTCTGAATAAAATCACCAAACTCCCCGTATCACCCGCAATATTACGTGCTGCGGCTTAG
- a CDS encoding pteridine reductase, producing MATLEGKVVLLTGAARRIGAVIARTLHAAGATVVIHYRHSAADAQQLQTALNTQRAASCFLVQGDLLAVAQLPSLIAETLALTGRLDVLVNNASSFYPTPIGTLTETQFDDLIGTNLKAPLFLAQAAAPQLRANHGCIINIVDIHGFRPLKGYPAYCAAKAGLLMLTQSLARELGPEVRVNGVAPGAILWPEMAENHAMHQDLLAKTALKREGSPEDIARTVLFLVRDADYITGQVIPVDGGRVLNH from the coding sequence ATGGCGACATTAGAAGGCAAAGTAGTGCTGTTAACAGGTGCGGCACGACGTATCGGCGCGGTTATCGCCCGCACCTTGCACGCGGCAGGCGCGACCGTCGTGATTCATTACCGCCACTCCGCCGCTGATGCGCAACAATTACAAACGGCGTTAAATACACAGCGTGCGGCTTCGTGTTTTCTGGTGCAGGGTGATTTATTAGCGGTTGCGCAATTACCGTCTTTGATTGCTGAAACGCTGGCACTGACCGGGCGTTTGGATGTGCTGGTAAATAACGCATCGTCATTTTACCCCACACCGATTGGCACGCTTACCGAAACCCAGTTTGACGATTTAATTGGCACGAATCTCAAAGCACCGTTGTTTTTGGCTCAAGCTGCTGCGCCACAATTGCGGGCTAATCACGGTTGCATTATCAATATCGTCGATATTCACGGGTTTCGTCCGCTGAAAGGTTATCCGGCGTATTGTGCGGCGAAAGCGGGTTTGCTGATGCTGACGCAATCGCTGGCGCGTGAACTGGGGCCAGAAGTACGGGTAAATGGCGTTGCACCCGGGGCGATTTTATGGCCAGAAATGGCTGAAAATCACGCGATGCACCAAGATTTACTCGCCAAAACCGCGCTGAAACGCGAAGGCAGCCCGGAAGACATTGCCCGTACCGTATTATTTTTGGTGCGTGATGCGGATTACATCACGGGGCAAGTCATTCCGGTGGATGGCGGTCGGGTGCTAAACCACTAA
- a CDS encoding class I SAM-dependent methyltransferase has product MRFTDTLPTPPAEALAHSAELATRIRAEITGNGGSIRFHDFMQMALYEPGLGYYVAGLRKIGADGDFVTAPEISPLFSQCLANQCAQILGELGGGEILELGAGSGKMAADMLNHLESIGCLPDHYYILDLSPELRDRQRQTLQQHVPHLLERVEWLDSLPAQSIRGVIVGNEVLDAMPVEVFRMVEGEQVIQTVTMQGDEFHWGNATDTYTSEFNPALPAWMQSMADTLEAGALVLIDYGYEAADYYRPERNTGTLICHYQHRVHDNPLIYPGLQDITASVDFTAAANAGLDAGLNLGGYTTQAAFLASSGLETLFIQALEANPASQYHLAQQVRTLSLPSEMGERFKVMAFTKGFTPALAGFKLASRIQYL; this is encoded by the coding sequence ATGCGCTTCACTGACACATTACCCACACCCCCAGCCGAGGCATTGGCGCACAGTGCCGAACTTGCCACCCGGATTCGTGCTGAAATTACCGGCAACGGTGGAAGTATTCGTTTCCACGATTTTATGCAAATGGCGTTATACGAACCGGGCTTGGGCTATTACGTGGCAGGCTTGCGGAAAATCGGTGCCGACGGTGATTTCGTTACCGCGCCGGAAATTTCCCCGCTGTTTTCACAATGCCTCGCCAATCAATGTGCGCAAATCCTCGGTGAACTCGGCGGCGGCGAAATCCTCGAACTGGGTGCGGGCAGCGGTAAAATGGCAGCGGATATGCTTAACCATTTGGAAAGCATCGGTTGCTTGCCCGACCATTACTACATTCTTGATCTCAGCCCCGAATTACGCGACCGCCAACGCCAAACCTTGCAACAACACGTGCCGCATTTGCTGGAACGGGTGGAATGGCTGGATAGCTTACCTGCGCAATCCATCCGTGGAGTTATTGTTGGCAACGAGGTGCTGGATGCGATGCCGGTGGAAGTGTTTCGGATGGTTGAAGGGGAGCAGGTCATTCAAACCGTGACAATGCAAGGTGACGAATTTCACTGGGGGAATGCTACTGATACCTACACCTCCGAATTCAACCCTGCCCTCCCTGCTTGGATGCAAAGCATGGCGGATACGCTGGAGGCGGGCGCATTAGTGCTAATTGATTACGGTTACGAGGCGGCGGATTACTACCGTCCTGAACGCAATACCGGCACGCTGATTTGCCATTACCAGCATCGGGTGCACGATAATCCGTTGATTTATCCGGGTTTGCAGGACATTACCGCGAGTGTGGATTTTACCGCAGCGGCTAATGCAGGGCTGGATGCTGGATTAAACCTCGGCGGATACACCACGCAAGCGGCTTTTCTTGCCAGCAGCGGGTTGGAGACATTATTTATACAAGCGTTAGAAGCCAATCCCGCCAGTCAGTATCACCTCGCACAGCAAGTACGCACCTTAAGTTTGCCCTCGGAAATGGGGGAACGCTTTAAAGTCATGGCCTTCACGAAAGGGTTTACGCCAGCATTAGCGGGCTTTAAACTTGCCAGCCGGATACAGTACTTATAA
- a CDS encoding undecaprenyl-diphosphate phosphatase, with the protein MDIFHAIILGIVEGFTEFLPVSSTGHMIVVSDWLGMDRDAKHTAFEIIIQFAAIFAVIANYTEKFHPRHFALWVKVLIAFLPIAAIGFLFSDQIENLFNVKTVAWMFIVGGIIFLIVEHFYRETAHRVRKMEDLSYTQAAWIGFAQLFALVPGTSRAGATIIGGMLAGLDRKSSTEFSFLLALPVLGASSAYSLLKHYDEFATTSFTPLIVGFVVAFVVAYLTMKLFIGFLERFTFRAFGIYRILFGLLLLWWIA; encoded by the coding sequence ATGGATATTTTTCATGCCATTATCTTAGGCATTGTGGAAGGATTTACTGAATTTTTACCGGTTTCCTCCACTGGGCACATGATCGTAGTATCAGACTGGCTGGGTATGGATCGCGATGCCAAACACACTGCTTTTGAAATTATTATCCAGTTTGCAGCCATTTTCGCGGTGATTGCCAATTACACGGAAAAATTCCACCCACGTCATTTCGCCCTATGGGTAAAAGTATTAATCGCGTTTCTGCCCATTGCCGCTATCGGTTTTTTATTCAGTGACCAGATAGAAAACTTGTTTAACGTAAAAACGGTGGCGTGGATGTTTATCGTTGGTGGGATTATTTTCCTGATCGTAGAGCATTTTTACCGCGAAACTGCGCATCGAGTCAGAAAAATGGAAGACCTCAGTTATACCCAAGCGGCGTGGATAGGCTTTGCACAACTTTTCGCACTAGTGCCGGGTACAAGCCGTGCCGGAGCAACCATCATCGGCGGCATGTTAGCAGGCTTAGATCGCAAATCCAGTACCGAATTTTCTTTTTTGCTGGCGTTGCCGGTCTTAGGCGCGAGTTCCGCTTATTCCCTGCTGAAACACTACGATGAATTCGCCACAACCAGTTTCACCCCACTGATCGTCGGCTTTGTAGTAGCGTTTGTGGTGGCGTATCTCACCATGAAACTATTTATCGGATTTCTGGAACGCTTTACCTTCCGCGCTTTTGGCATTTACCGCATTCTGTTTGGGCTATTGCTACTGTGGTGGATTGCATAG
- a CDS encoding tRNA(Met) cytidine acetyltransferase TmcA, whose amino-acid sequence MFWITTAPGIAGALPAKKAHTLLGQDTDIIVFDAHSGFDVNAFAAVSGTLRGGGTLYLLTPPLDEWADFPDPDYRRFIPYPYQPHEVRGRFLGRFVGMLKTLTPQPPLPEVEGEQGVGGRVQQQVAVEAILQANAPVVLTADRGRGKSAALGMAASQLQVAGKRVLLTAPSRATVEGVFKHAELPPSFFAPDDLLQTLPEGDVLLVDEAAAIPVPLLLKMLEHYPRCVFSTTLHGYEGSGRGFALRFQKALDTLAPGWLAVRLQQPMRWAENDPLERFINQALLLDADLAPFTPCGGRSAAFKRLGRVGDGGGAATYRQLNRDELAHNEPLLRQLFGLLITAHYQTRPSDLRQLLDAPDISIHVLEQQGTLVAVALLSREGGLDAQLTAAIHAGTRRPHGHPVPQTLTFHAQLAGAAELICERVMRIAVHPLLQNQGLGAHLLEHLLGFAAQQGAGYLGVSYAMTPELLRFWERAGFITARIGHRKDTASGSRSVVQIRGLTTAGKQLCRLCNPPQ is encoded by the coding sequence GTGTTTTGGATTACCACAGCCCCCGGTATTGCCGGGGCGTTGCCTGCCAAAAAAGCCCACACTTTGCTGGGGCAAGATACCGACATTATCGTGTTTGATGCACACAGCGGCTTTGATGTGAATGCGTTTGCGGCGGTGAGTGGTACATTGCGCGGTGGCGGCACGTTGTATTTGCTGACTCCACCGTTGGATGAATGGGCGGATTTTCCTGACCCGGATTACCGACGGTTTATTCCTTATCCGTATCAGCCGCATGAGGTGCGGGGGCGGTTTTTGGGGCGGTTTGTGGGGATGTTGAAGACCCTCACCCCCCAGCCCCCTCTCCCAGAGGTAGAGGGGGAGCAAGGTGTTGGGGGGAGGGTGCAACAGCAAGTTGCTGTTGAGGCGATTCTGCAAGCCAATGCGCCGGTGGTGCTGACGGCTGATCGCGGGCGCGGTAAATCAGCAGCATTAGGGATGGCAGCCAGTCAGTTGCAGGTCGCTGGCAAGCGGGTGCTATTGACCGCGCCGTCGCGTGCTACGGTGGAGGGTGTCTTTAAGCACGCGGAATTGCCACCGTCGTTTTTTGCCCCTGATGATTTGCTGCAAACTTTACCGGAAGGTGATGTATTGCTGGTGGATGAAGCTGCGGCGATTCCTGTGCCGTTGTTATTGAAAATGCTGGAACACTATCCGCGCTGTGTTTTTTCCACGACGCTGCATGGCTACGAGGGCAGTGGGCGTGGATTCGCGCTGCGTTTCCAAAAAGCACTGGATACGCTGGCTCCTGGTTGGCTGGCGGTGCGCTTGCAACAGCCAATGCGCTGGGCGGAAAACGATCCGCTGGAACGTTTCATCAATCAGGCATTATTGTTGGACGCGGATCTTGCTCCCTTCACCCCTTGCGGGGGGCGAAGCGCCGCGTTCAAGCGGCTGGGACGGGTTGGGGATGGGGGGGGGGCTGCGACGTACCGCCAATTAAATCGTGACGAACTTGCCCACAACGAACCCTTGCTACGCCAACTCTTCGGCCTCCTCATTACCGCCCACTACCAAACCCGCCCGTCGGATTTACGTCAATTGCTGGACGCGCCGGATATTTCCATTCACGTATTGGAGCAGCAAGGCACGCTGGTGGCAGTGGCGTTGTTGTCACGTGAAGGCGGTTTGGATGCGCAACTCACGGCTGCAATTCATGCTGGAACGCGCCGCCCGCACGGTCATCCTGTGCCGCAGACATTGACGTTTCACGCGCAACTGGCGGGTGCGGCAGAGCTGATTTGTGAGCGGGTGATGCGCATTGCGGTGCATCCTTTGTTGCAAAATCAAGGATTAGGTGCGCATTTATTGGAACATCTGCTAGGATTCGCTGCCCAACAGGGGGCGGGTTATCTGGGAGTGAGTTATGCCATGACCCCGGAATTGCTGCGTTTTTGGGAACGTGCTGGATTCATCACCGCCCGGATCGGACATCGTAAAGATACTGCCAGCGGTAGCCGTTCCGTAGTACAAATCCGGGGGTTGACTACGGCAGGTAAACAGCTTTGTCGTCTATGCAATCCACCACAGTAG
- a CDS encoding P-II family nitrogen regulator produces MKLIQAIIKPFKLDDVREALTEIGVTGMTATEVKGFGRQKGHTELYRGAEYVVDFLPKVKLEIVVKEEDLDSAIEAIQKAAHTGKIGDGKIFVIPVEQSIRIRTGESGRDAV; encoded by the coding sequence ATGAAACTGATTCAAGCCATCATTAAACCGTTTAAATTGGACGATGTGCGCGAGGCTTTGACCGAAATTGGTGTAACGGGCATGACGGCTACTGAGGTCAAAGGGTTTGGGCGGCAGAAAGGTCATACCGAATTGTACCGTGGCGCGGAATACGTGGTGGATTTCTTGCCAAAAGTTAAGCTGGAAATCGTGGTGAAAGAAGAAGATTTGGATTCCGCTATCGAAGCCATTCAAAAAGCCGCGCACACCGGCAAAATCGGTGACGGTAAAATTTTCGTGATTCCGGTTGAGCAATCTATCCGTATTCGTACCGGTGAAAGCGGACGGGACGCGGTATAA
- a CDS encoding NAD+ synthase, which yields MQKKNQTLRIALAQLNVCVGDVQANLQQVQAAIQHAQAQHADLIVFPELVLAGYPPEDLLFRPDFLAQMQTTVTSLAQQVQGITAIVGVPLLRDGVLRNMACVLRDGAVIAEYAKQCLPNYRVFDEKRYFTPRAQSLVIEVAGVNVGLLICEDIWEDAPAQAAVAAGAQVLCVLNASPFSDDKQAQRTALLQRQAISNQCAIAYVNLVGGQDELVFDGDSMLVDAAGNIGFRAEAFVDGVWVEDWGVTPHPLTPSPSRGEGEQDVLYCSLPSPLEGEGLGVRGIPLIYKALTTGIRDYVRKNGFSRVLLGLSGGIDSALVLALAVDALGAENVEAVMMPFHYTSGMSLEDAQQQAAWLGVRYRNLPIASVYDEFMQVLAPEFAGKPVDVTEQNLQARIRGVLLMSLSNKLGGLLLSTSNKSESAVGYATLYGDMAGAFSPLKDVYKMQVYALAQYRNTLGMAIPLRVIERPPSAELAPGQVDQDSLPPYEVLDAILQRFIEGDEALDAIIAAGFDAVTVRRVVNLVLLSEYKRRQAAPGVRISGRGFGKDWRYPITSAWRKNLPFKIP from the coding sequence GTGCAAAAGAAAAATCAGACATTACGCATCGCACTAGCGCAACTCAATGTGTGTGTGGGGGATGTGCAAGCCAACCTCCAGCAAGTACAAGCGGCCATTCAACACGCCCAAGCACAGCACGCCGACTTGATTGTGTTTCCAGAGTTGGTGCTGGCGGGCTATCCGCCGGAAGATTTGCTGTTTCGCCCCGATTTCCTCGCGCAAATGCAAACCACCGTTACCAGCCTTGCTCAACAAGTGCAGGGGATTACCGCGATTGTGGGTGTGCCTTTATTACGCGATGGGGTATTGCGCAATATGGCGTGCGTGCTGCGTGACGGCGCAGTGATTGCGGAATACGCTAAGCAATGTTTGCCCAATTACCGGGTATTCGATGAAAAACGTTATTTCACGCCTAGAGCGCAGTCGCTGGTGATTGAAGTGGCGGGTGTTAACGTCGGGCTGCTGATTTGCGAGGACATTTGGGAAGACGCACCGGCACAAGCAGCGGTTGCCGCAGGCGCACAAGTGTTGTGTGTGTTAAATGCATCCCCGTTTAGTGATGATAAACAAGCGCAACGCACCGCTTTGCTGCAACGCCAAGCGATTTCTAACCAGTGCGCTATCGCTTACGTTAATTTAGTGGGCGGGCAGGATGAATTGGTGTTCGATGGCGATTCCATGTTGGTGGATGCGGCGGGGAATATTGGGTTTCGGGCGGAAGCGTTTGTGGATGGGGTGTGGGTGGAAGATTGGGGCGTTACCCCTCACCCCCTAACCCCCTCTCCCTCAAGGGGCGAGGGGGAACAAGATGTTCTGTACTGTTCGCTCCCCTCTCCCCTTGAGGGAGAGGGGCTGGGGGTGAGGGGTATTCCGCTTATCTACAAGGCCCTAACCACTGGCATTCGCGATTATGTGCGTAAAAACGGTTTTTCGCGGGTGTTGCTGGGATTGTCGGGTGGTATCGACTCGGCATTGGTGTTGGCATTAGCGGTGGATGCGCTGGGTGCAGAGAATGTGGAAGCGGTGATGATGCCGTTTCATTATACCTCTGGGATGAGTTTGGAGGATGCACAACAGCAGGCGGCATGGTTAGGGGTGCGTTACCGGAATTTGCCGATTGCGTCCGTTTACGACGAGTTTATGCAGGTGTTGGCCCCGGAATTTGCCGGAAAGCCCGTGGATGTGACCGAGCAGAATTTGCAGGCGCGGATTCGCGGGGTGTTGCTGATGTCGCTTTCCAATAAACTGGGTGGTTTGTTGTTATCTACCAGCAATAAAAGCGAAAGTGCGGTGGGTTACGCGACGTTGTATGGCGATATGGCGGGGGCGTTTTCGCCGCTGAAAGATGTTTATAAAATGCAGGTGTACGCACTGGCGCAATACCGCAATACCCTCGGCATGGCGATTCCGTTGCGGGTCATTGAGCGGCCTCCTTCGGCAGAATTGGCACCTGGGCAGGTTGATCAGGATTCGTTGCCGCCGTATGAGGTGTTGGATGCCATTTTGCAGCGATTTATTGAAGGTGATGAGGCATTAGACGCTATCATTGCCGCTGGATTCGATGCCGTAACGGTTCGCCGCGTGGTGAATCTGGTATTATTGAGCGAGTATAAGCGCAGACAAGCAGCACCCGGCGTGCGTATCAGCGGGCGTGGTTTTGGGAAGGACTGGCGTTACCCGATTACCTCTGCTTGGCGTAAAAATTTACCTTTTAAAATCCCTTAA